A region of Sesamum indicum cultivar Zhongzhi No. 13 linkage group LG7, S_indicum_v1.0, whole genome shotgun sequence DNA encodes the following proteins:
- the LOC105167076 gene encoding probable signal peptidase complex subunit 2: MATKQNPKKANLLDHHSIKHILDESVTEIVTTKGYPEDVRMSNIRLLIGVIIIVVALFAQFYNKKFPENRNFLIGCIALYVVLNGILQLIIYFKEKNAILFTYPPPGSFNSTGLIVTSKLPRFSDMYTLTIASADPQSISAKPPVELTKSVTKWFTEDGVLVEGLFWKDVEGLINEYAKESKKSK; the protein is encoded by the exons ATGGCTACCAAGCAAAACCCTAAGAAGGCCAATCTTTTGGATCATCACTCCATCAAACACATTCTTGATGAGTCTGTCACCGAA ATCGTGACTACCAAAGGGTATCCGGAAGACGTGAGGATGAGTAACATTCGCTTGTTAATTGGGGTGATCATCATTGTCGTCGCACTTTTTGCGCAGTTTTACAACAAGAAGTTTCCTGAGAACCGGAATTTCCTCATAGGTTGCATCGCGTT GTATGTTGTACTCAATGGGATATTACAACTGATTATATACTTCAAGGAAAAGAATGCCATCCTATTCACCTATCCACCACCA GGATCTTTCAACTCGACTGGGTTAATTGTCACATCTAAGCTGCCAAGATTCTCAGATATGTATACACTTACCATTGCCAGTGCGGATCCCCAATCAATATCTGCAAAACCACCAGTAGAATTGACTAAAAGCGTGACTAAGTG GTTCACCGAGGATGGAGTTTTGGTCGAGGGGCTTTTCTGGAAGGACGTCGAAggattaataaatgaatatgccaaagaaagtaaaaagagCAAATAG
- the LOC105167077 gene encoding uncharacterized protein LOC105167077 — translation MVNPEEHQSANGRQTDNADRADQISDGQDSVTVSSSGGETSARANPASVTRRLTEIFVENGDGDLLLQRSDREDGVLQWLRALDMQVMGACRADERLKPLLKLNVSTGLAEDRLLAHLSQHFEPSEVGMLARCLCIPLVSIRVGKINKQGTLLSPTSIRGNLCLTLLPTSDLRISFNGDDGFVERLATFSTEVQSIDIEIEAISADKSGRSFLIKTSNTVVSYFWCAEKSTLLGNELLRKMKDLLMRKPSLAELTGISESRLGCFATHLRAYLAGSMVTSAQACGILSATPPDDSVNFSETHSPQSSFNCHKSSRFRQCGSQGSKTNLIYQGSLSPRSSSFKEGQQKSMSSIRSGTREKLRRRGESHVPCIDSKLLASSNSIDPSTSNCYQKEKLLSVNGTHSFAGLNFLDAFEKSTELPLSGPEIKACSPSPSPFSPHYCWCPPVASALQYTIGKPELPISSTESLSLPPLSSLLSSARPSSLLTSKPLLNLAEVPPIDFPSLLPEPLVRLPTSQQIPTFTPLICDPIVHIPVIDVCSSGGQGYLVSAGPAISTSIPPLNQDFVDPLLPNAESVVEKGARETLRMLISSSNQSTPQLLEVLPSVLSSSNDKQNVLAAGSRGLYSGTIDVDAINNSLSTMGLVFLSEKSIMGGIGKTRGSMDNLIDPKEKPSGSGPSSFGEMMD, via the exons atggttAATCCCGAGGAGCATCAATCGGCGAACGGTAGACAGACGGATAACGCGGATCGCGCGGATCAAATTTCCGACGGCCAGGATTCGGTCACGGTTTCTTCGAGCGGTGGTGAGACGTCGGCGAGAGCGAATCCAGCATCCGTCACGCGGCGGCTCACGGAGATATTTGTGGAGAATGGGGATGGGGATCTGCTGCTGCAGAGAAGCGACAGGGAGGATGGTGTTCTTCAATGGCTTCGTGCATTGGACATGCAGGTGATGGGGGCTTGCCGAGCGGATGAGAGATTGAAGCCTTTGCTGAAGCTAAATGTGTCCACGGGTCTGGCAGAGGATCGTCTGCTAGCTCATCTAAGTCAG CACTTTGAGCCATCAGAAGTTGGGATGCTAGCCAGGTGCTTGTGCATACCTTTGGTTTCTATACGGGTCGGGAAGATCAACAAGCAAGGAACACTTCTTTCTCCAACATCTATCAG GGGGAATTTGTGCCTCACACTTTTGCCAACTTCTGATTTACGCATATCATTTAATGGAGATGATGGTTTTGTGGAGAGGCTGGCAACATTCAGCACTGAGGTTCAGTCCATTGACATAGAAATTGAAGCAATCTCTGCAGACAAGTCTGGTCGGTCTTTCTTAATAAAGACCTCCAACACCgtggtttcttatttttggtgCGCTGAAAAATCTACACTCTTGGGTAACGAATTACTCAGAAAG ATGAAGGATTTGCTTATGAGAAAACCTTCACTGGCTGAATTAACTGGAATTAGCGAGTCACGGCTCGGCTGTTTCGCAACTCATCTTCGAGCTTATCTTGCTGGATCAATGGTAACTAGTGCTCAAGCTTGTGGCATTCTGTCAGCAACGCCTCCAGATGACTCAGTTAATTTTTCCGAAACCCATTCTCCTCAGTCTTCATTTAACTGTCACAAGAGTTCACGTTTCCGGCAGTGTGGCAGTCAAGGGTCAAAGACAAACCTGATCTATCAGGGCAGTCTCAGTCCCAGGTCAAGTTCTTTCAAAGAGGGCCAGCAAAAAAGCATGTCTTCTATAAGGAGTGGTACCAGAGAAAAACTGAGGCGGCGTGGGGAGAGTCATGTTCCATGCATTGACAGCAAACTGCTTGCTTCATCAAACAGTATTGATCCATCTACCTCCAATTGTTACCAGAAAGAAAAACTCCTGTCTGTGAATGGAACTCACTCATTTGccggattgaattttttggatgCATTTGAGAAATCCACGGAGCTGCCACTTTCTGGTCCAGAAATAAAAGCTTGTTCACCAAGTCCATCTCCTTTCTCTCCTCACTACTGCTGGTGCCCTCCTGTTGCATCAGCACTGCAATACACCATAGGAAAACCAGAGCTACCCATTTCTTCAACTGAATCATTGTCTCTGCCTCCCCTTTCATCTCTGCTATCATCTGCAAGGCCGTCTAGTCTATTGACTTCAAAACCATTGCTGAATTTGGCAGAGGTTCCACCAATAGATTTTCCTAGTCTCCTGCCCGAGCCTTTGGTCAGGTTACCAACTTCACAGCAAATCCCGACATTTACCCCTCTAATCTGTGACCCAATTGTTCATATTCCAGTGATTGATGTTTGCTCATCTGGTGGCCAAGGGTATTTGGTCAGTGCAGGCCCTGCTATATCCACCTCTATTCCACCATTAAACCAAGATTTTGTAGACCCTTTACTACCAAATGCTGAATCTGTGGTTGAAAAAGGTGCTAGAGAAACACTTCGCATGCTTATTAGTAGTTCCAATCAAAGCACACCACAGCTGCTTGAGGTTTTACCTTCTGTCTTGAGCAGCAGCAATGACAAGCAAAACGTGCTTGCTGCTGGAAGCAGGGGTCTCTATAGCGGAACCATAGATGTGGATGCTATAAACAATAGCCTGTCTACAATGGGGCTCGTATTCTTGTCCGAGAAATCAATTATGGGGGGCATTGGCAAAACGCGTGGTAGCATGGATAATTTGATTGATCCAAAAGAGAAGCCATCTGGCTCTGGTCCATCTAGTTTTGGTGAAATGATGGATTGA